The proteins below are encoded in one region of Actinomycetota bacterium:
- a CDS encoding L,D-transpeptidase, with amino-acid sequence MNPLKGNSYILNLVEWIVAVGGRLKIHLRGIKYIRGTKFLPIGISILALIFIVVWGYLYTFAEDLVIKSPAHRKVIADASPLISAEWPIFPLARLASAIIIIDEGDVSESVSLSAVGFSYDPPQRLSEGEHTVEAKLTYKFLFPKVLRLKWAFEVDTIAPSIKFEGVRDIIATRKSWIHDLSGFTEPRAKLRVYLNGRSIPAPEVDEKGYFNLGLYSLSRKNKLKIVAIDRAGNKGALAIPVVVDNSAPVIKACSPAHGSVVHSDNPKISIKLEEPESDIRFATLWIDGKVVKHNYSPKTKEIISRLRLSHGEHEAMVQAIDEAGNSVKRRWSFKVDTTRIVINITRRRLFLYREGQLIKEYPIAVGQEFAFPTPVGHYRIIRKRKNPTWYNPHKPWSANMPDKIPPGPGNPLGTRAMDLNAPGIRIHGTYSSWSIGRAVSHGCIRMHLHHAEELFDLVFVGTSVDIVK; translated from the coding sequence TTGAACCCTCTCAAAGGAAATTCTTATATATTAAATTTAGTTGAATGGATCGTTGCGGTCGGGGGGCGGCTTAAAATACATCTCCGGGGGATAAAATATATCCGAGGGACAAAATTTTTACCCATCGGTATCTCCATCTTAGCCTTGATTTTCATTGTTGTCTGGGGATACCTTTATACTTTTGCAGAGGATTTAGTCATAAAGTCGCCTGCACATAGGAAGGTCATAGCCGATGCTAGTCCCCTCATTTCCGCGGAGTGGCCAATTTTTCCACTAGCAAGGCTTGCTTCCGCGATCATTATCATTGATGAGGGAGATGTCAGCGAATCCGTTTCCCTCTCTGCGGTCGGATTTTCTTACGATCCTCCCCAGAGATTGAGTGAGGGAGAGCACACCGTGGAGGCAAAGCTCACCTACAAATTTCTTTTTCCCAAAGTATTGAGGCTAAAGTGGGCTTTTGAAGTGGATACCATAGCCCCAAGCATAAAATTTGAGGGCGTGAGGGATATAATCGCTACACGTAAGTCCTGGATTCATGATCTCTCCGGATTCACCGAGCCTCGCGCGAAACTTAGGGTCTATCTGAACGGCAGATCTATTCCCGCACCTGAGGTCGATGAAAAGGGCTATTTTAATCTCGGTCTATATTCACTTTCGAGGAAAAATAAGTTGAAGATAGTAGCCATCGATCGAGCGGGAAATAAGGGTGCTCTAGCGATTCCTGTTGTCGTAGATAATTCGGCTCCCGTAATAAAGGCTTGTTCCCCTGCTCATGGCTCCGTGGTTCATTCCGATAATCCCAAAATCTCGATTAAGCTGGAGGAGCCCGAATCCGATATTCGCTTTGCCACATTATGGATAGATGGGAAGGTAGTCAAGCACAACTATAGTCCTAAAACCAAGGAAATCATCAGCAGATTGAGGCTTTCCCATGGTGAGCACGAGGCGATGGTCCAGGCTATAGACGAAGCGGGTAATTCCGTTAAAAGGCGTTGGTCTTTTAAAGTGGACACCACGCGAATCGTCATCAACATTACACGAAGAAGGCTATTCTTGTATAGAGAGGGACAATTGATAAAGGAGTACCCCATAGCCGTTGGTCAAGAGTTTGCCTTCCCAACTCCTGTTGGTCACTATCGCATCATTCGCAAAAGAAAGAATCCCACCTGGTATAATCCTCATAAACCTTGGTCAGCGAATATGCCTGACAAGATTCCCCCGGGACCGGGCAATCCCTTGGGCACAAGAGCCATGGATCTCAATGCACCGGGCATCCGCATCCACGGGACCTATAGTTCGTGGTCCATAGGTCGTGCCGTTTCCCACGGTTGCATTCGCATGCACCTTCATCATGCTGAGGAATTATTTGATCTGGTATTCGTGGGGACGTCTGTGGATATCGTGAAATAA
- a CDS encoding ATP-dependent Clp protease proteolytic subunit translates to MDFMSFLFFILLLVFFVGPTLRKKILEIKRIKAIREFERRRGSRVITLIHRQEALGILGIPFYRYIDIEDSEKILRAIRLTPDDMPIDLILHTPGGLVLASEQIAHALLRHKAKVTVFVPHYAMSGGMLIALAADEIVLDEDAVLGSLDPQLGWQYPASSLIWTAQAKDRNELDDRTLIYLDVAQKAVRQLRQLIFDILHHKMEKDRAWDVANLLTEGRWTHDFPLTVEKLKSLGIEVKVEMPREVYNLMELYPQLGLRRPSVEYIPLPYEKKVEEKK, encoded by the coding sequence ATGGATTTCATGTCTTTTTTATTCTTCATATTACTTCTGGTATTCTTTGTTGGTCCCACTCTTCGCAAGAAGATATTGGAGATCAAAAGGATTAAAGCCATCCGCGAGTTTGAGAGAAGGAGGGGCTCAAGGGTTATTACCCTCATTCATCGACAGGAAGCTCTGGGTATCCTCGGTATACCCTTTTATAGATATATAGATATCGAGGACTCCGAGAAAATCTTGAGGGCAATAAGGCTTACTCCAGATGACATGCCTATTGACCTTATTCTGCACACTCCTGGAGGGTTGGTCCTAGCTTCAGAGCAGATAGCCCACGCCCTCTTAAGACACAAGGCGAAGGTCACGGTCTTCGTACCTCACTACGCCATGTCTGGTGGGATGCTCATAGCCTTGGCTGCCGATGAAATCGTTCTCGATGAGGATGCCGTTTTGGGATCACTCGATCCCCAGCTTGGTTGGCAATATCCGGCTAGCTCCCTTATTTGGACCGCTCAGGCAAAGGATAGAAATGAGTTGGATGACAGGACCTTGATCTATCTGGATGTTGCCCAGAAAGCCGTGCGACAACTGCGGCAGCTCATTTTCGACATTTTGCACCACAAGATGGAGAAGGACAGAGCCTGGGATGTTGCAAATTTGCTCACGGAGGGAAGGTGGACCCACGACTTCCCTCTGACCGTTGAAAAGTTAAAGAGTCTGGGAATTGAGGTCAAGGTTGAAATGCCTCGAGAGGTTTACAATCTAATGGAGCTTTATCCTCAGCTTGGATTGCGCAGACCTTCCGTAGAATATATACCCCTTCCTTACGAGAAAAAAGTCGAAGAGAAGAAATAA
- a CDS encoding rhomboid family intramembrane serine protease yields the protein MFPLRDENPTETFPFTTVGLIIINIAVFIYQLSLGTEYSLRQFIYTYSLIPYEITHGVSLFPGIQKIPYLTILTSMFLHGGFIHIIGNMWYLWIFGNNVEDTLGHLKFVLFYLLCGLGGTFGHILSGPNSQIPSLGASGAIAGVLGAYLILFPTARILTLVPLFYFIQIVRLPALLLIGFWFILQLFSGVAAITSPQQSGGVAWFAHIGGFLMGFLLILILPKRPRRRRKPSY from the coding sequence TTGTTTCCTCTTCGCGATGAGAATCCCACGGAAACTTTCCCCTTCACGACCGTGGGTCTGATAATAATCAATATAGCCGTCTTCATTTACCAACTTTCCCTGGGTACGGAGTACAGCCTCCGACAATTCATATACACCTATTCACTGATTCCCTATGAAATAACCCACGGTGTGAGCCTCTTCCCTGGAATCCAAAAGATTCCTTACCTAACCATTTTAACCTCGATGTTTCTTCATGGAGGATTCATTCATATCATCGGGAATATGTGGTATCTGTGGATATTCGGAAACAATGTCGAGGATACGCTGGGGCATCTCAAATTCGTTCTTTTCTACCTCTTATGTGGTTTAGGAGGAACCTTTGGACACATCCTCTCCGGACCCAATTCACAGATACCTTCCCTTGGTGCCAGCGGAGCCATCGCCGGGGTTTTGGGGGCTTACCTCATCCTTTTCCCCACGGCTCGAATTCTCACCCTGGTTCCCCTCTTCTATTTCATTCAGATTGTGAGACTACCAGCATTGCTATTGATAGGATTCTGGTTTATCCTGCAATTATTCAGCGGGGTAGCCGCGATCACGAGTCCTCAGCAAAGCGGGGGTGTGGCCTGGTTCGCTCACATCGGTGGATTCTTAATGGGATTTTTGCTAATCCTCATCCTGCCGAAGAGACCGCGGAGGCGAAGGAAACCAAGCTATTAA
- a CDS encoding LemA family protein — MVVTLGILMFLIIGLVLLIALGLIYIYNRLVVLRNRIENAWAQIDVQLKRRYDLIPNLVETVKGYAAHEKELFENVTKARAEAIKTTGSVGKQAKAENMLTQTLRTLFAVAENYPELKANENFMMLQEELAGTESKIAYARQFYNDTVMRYNTMIQSFPTRLVAPAFGFSPQEYFEIEEVSREPVKVQF; from the coding sequence ATGGTCGTCACTCTCGGAATTTTAATGTTTTTAATCATCGGTTTGGTGCTATTGATTGCCCTGGGTTTGATCTATATCTACAATCGGTTGGTGGTTTTGAGGAACAGAATCGAAAATGCCTGGGCGCAAATCGATGTCCAGCTAAAGCGACGTTATGACCTAATTCCAAACTTGGTGGAGACGGTCAAGGGTTATGCCGCGCATGAGAAGGAGCTCTTTGAAAATGTGACCAAGGCTCGGGCTGAGGCAATCAAGACTACGGGAAGCGTTGGAAAACAAGCAAAGGCGGAAAATATGCTCACACAGACTCTACGAACACTCTTTGCTGTAGCCGAAAACTACCCGGAATTGAAGGCGAATGAGAACTTTATGATGTTGCAAGAGGAATTGGCTGGGACTGAAAGCAAAATTGCCTATGCCCGCCAATTTTATAATGATACCGTAATGAGATATAACACCATGATTCAGTCTTTCCCTACCAGATTGGTCGCTCCCGCCTTTGGGTTTTCTCCTCAAGAATACTTCGAAATAGAAGAGGTGTCTCGAGAACCCGTTAAAGTACAATTTTAG
- the htpX gene encoding zinc metalloprotease HtpX: MYEQIASNLRKSWLLIFLFVVLVMFLGYVFGELMEIGYFGVVLALIIAIVMSFSGYYYSDKIVLTMSRARPVEKEEYPYLYNVVEGLSIAAGNPTPKMYVIDDSAPNAFATGRDPEHSAVAVTTGLLEKLNRVELEGVIAHEISHIQNYDIRLATLTAVMVGVVVLLSDWLLRSFWWGGRRRDSERGALTAILLLIGIILALLSPLIAQLIRLAISRQREFLADASGVLLTRYPPGLASALEKLAADREPLEVANKATAHLYIVNPLKDLRGAMNSLFNTHPPIEERIKRLREMSFELQPE; this comes from the coding sequence TTGTATGAACAAATTGCCAGCAATCTGAGAAAATCTTGGCTTTTAATTTTCCTCTTCGTTGTTCTGGTCATGTTCCTCGGTTATGTATTCGGGGAGCTCATGGAGATAGGCTACTTTGGGGTGGTCTTAGCTCTCATCATTGCAATTGTTATGAGCTTTAGTGGATACTACTACAGCGATAAGATCGTACTCACCATGAGCAGAGCCCGCCCCGTGGAGAAGGAGGAATACCCATATTTATATAATGTAGTCGAGGGCTTATCCATCGCTGCGGGTAATCCCACTCCAAAGATGTACGTCATCGATGATTCCGCCCCTAATGCCTTTGCCACAGGTCGGGATCCTGAACACTCAGCCGTCGCGGTGACCACGGGACTCCTTGAAAAACTAAATCGCGTTGAGCTCGAAGGCGTCATTGCTCATGAGATATCGCACATCCAAAATTACGATATTCGACTGGCTACCCTAACTGCCGTGATGGTTGGAGTGGTCGTTCTCTTAAGCGATTGGCTTTTACGTAGCTTCTGGTGGGGTGGAAGGAGAAGAGATTCGGAAAGAGGAGCTTTAACCGCTATCTTGCTCCTCATCGGAATAATTCTTGCTCTTTTATCTCCTTTGATCGCTCAGCTCATCCGTTTAGCTATCTCTCGACAGAGAGAATTTCTCGCCGATGCCAGTGGTGTCTTGCTCACAAGATATCCCCCCGGTCTGGCCAGTGCTTTGGAGAAATTGGCTGCTGACAGGGAACCCCTGGAAGTCGCCAACAAGGCTACCGCCCACTTGTATATCGTCAATCCTTTAAAGGATCTCCGAGGTGCCATGAACAGCCTCTTCAACACCCATCCACCGATAGAAGAAAGAATAAAACGCCTCCGCGAAATGTCCTTCGAGCTCCAACCGGAGTAA
- a CDS encoding type II toxin-antitoxin system Phd/YefM family antitoxin, giving the protein MPLYIMEDFKSISDLRKKTREIFEQIHRTGRPVIITVNGKPDAVLLDVSVLKES; this is encoded by the coding sequence ATGCCCCTATATATCATGGAGGATTTCAAATCTATATCCGACTTAAGGAAGAAAACACGCGAGATATTTGAACAGATTCACCGTACAGGTCGCCCTGTAATCATCACCGTCAATGGAAAGCCCGATGCAGTTTTGCTCGATGTATCCGTTTTGAAAGAAAGCTAA
- the mutM gene encoding DNA-formamidopyrimidine glycosylase, giving the protein MPEMPEVETIRRELEEKVKGEEITKVEIRSAKPLKNATAEEFIDVVEGATIEDIKRRGKILIINLSSGYSLLIHLKLTGRILYEVANAPTEKHTHVIFSLDDHQLRFWDQRQFGYIKVFKTEDIPNAPEVKELGPEAMGEDFTLEAFQKLLQTRKRGPIKPLLMDQNFIAGVGNVYADEALYYAGVQPTRIVSSLSPEEIAKIYESIRRILPAALEYRGSSVDLYVDIYGRQGEYVPYLRAYGREGEPCERCGTPIRKITLRGRGAHFCPKCQR; this is encoded by the coding sequence ATGCCGGAGATGCCAGAGGTTGAGACCATTCGAAGGGAGCTTGAGGAGAAGGTTAAGGGAGAGGAAATCACTAAGGTTGAGATAAGATCGGCAAAACCGCTTAAAAATGCAACTGCAGAGGAGTTCATCGATGTCGTGGAGGGAGCGACCATTGAGGATATAAAGAGACGGGGAAAGATTCTCATAATCAATCTTTCATCCGGCTATAGTCTTTTAATTCATCTCAAGCTCACCGGTCGAATCCTTTACGAAGTAGCCAATGCTCCCACGGAAAAACACACCCATGTGATCTTCAGCCTCGATGACCATCAACTTCGTTTCTGGGATCAACGCCAATTCGGTTATATCAAAGTCTTTAAGACTGAAGATATACCCAATGCCCCCGAGGTTAAAGAGCTTGGTCCGGAAGCCATGGGAGAGGATTTCACTCTAGAAGCTTTCCAAAAACTTCTGCAAACTAGGAAAAGGGGTCCGATAAAGCCCCTCCTCATGGATCAGAATTTCATCGCCGGTGTGGGCAATGTCTATGCGGATGAGGCATTATATTACGCTGGTGTTCAACCCACGCGCATTGTTTCCTCCTTGAGTCCGGAGGAAATCGCGAAGATTTATGAGAGCATCCGCAGGATTTTACCCGCTGCTTTGGAGTATCGTGGTTCCTCAGTCGATCTTTACGTGGATATTTATGGGAGACAGGGAGAATACGTACCCTATCTTAGAGCTTATGGCAGGGAAGGAGAACCCTGCGAGAGATGCGGAACTCCCATTAGAAAAATCACCTTGAGAGGACGAGGTGCCCACTTCTGCCCGAAGTGCCAGAGGTAA